The Oncorhynchus kisutch isolate 150728-3 linkage group LG10, Okis_V2, whole genome shotgun sequence region GCTGCTAGATTATATGGGTTTTTTGGCCTGCAAATGAAATGCAGTGGAGGTGTCTTCACTGACGCAGAGTCTGGTCATTTGCAACCCGCTGTGCCTTTCTCTCAGCTGTCAGGTAAATGCCACAGAAATGATTGATTCTTCAAGTATCTTCAATCCACAACAATATCTTGCAAAACAATAATTACGTCTAAAACACCCATATCATTAGGTCTAGTAAACCAAACTCTTGAACAGGGTATAGGCTACTGTGTTGTCAATTTACAGTTTTCCATTCTGAAGCAGTGTGTATTATTATTTGTTAGGATCAGCTTTCCTTTGCAAATGGTCCCCCAGGGGTGGACTTGCTATGGAGTGAAGGATTTCAGAGAAAGAAAAAGCCAGTGGATCACAATCCTTGGATGAGTCATCTGTGTGAGCAGCGCAGGGGGGCTGAGGTGAGGAGAAACGGGCTCTGGGGCGAAAATACAAACAGTTGGTTCCTACCAGTGTAGAGCAACACCATCGCTCCCATCATGGGCCGTTGTCATGACAGTTGCACACGCATGTGGCAGAATGCTCTTTGTAATAGGTTAGATGTTAAAGCCAAAACCCCACGCATTACATTTGCTTTGTGGTGACAGTTCAGTAACGCTcctgtcacaggaggttggtggcatcttaacggggagaacgggctcgtggtacTAACTGGAGCTCAATCAGTgggatggtatcaaatacatcaaacacatggtttccaagtgtttgatgccattccatttgctctgttccggccattattatgagccgttctcccctcagcagcctccactggctcCTGTGTCTTTGTTTCCCATGCTCTCGACACCCACCCATGTCTCTGAGATGTGAGCGTGGAAGAGAAGGAAGAAAACTGCCTGATTATCACACTCACTTGATAACACAAAGCATTTGTGGGCGCAGTGATTCATAGAGATGAGAGTATAGAAAGCATAAGATTCAATTAGGGTAAAGATGTACATGATCTTGAAATGAATCAATTTAGCTCCTTATAACCAGCTTACAATATCCGTGCACAAGCTTTTACCTGGTTTGGTGGTAATACTGTCCAGATTGAAACAGTTATTTAATAATAAGTATTAATAATGGAGAATAAACCTACATTGCAACTCTTTAATCAGACAAGCACGCTAAACCGATACAATATGTACAACCAGAAGTTCTGACATTCTAAGCCACAAATTATTACAAGTAGCCTAATCACAATCAACTCCCATGGCAATTAGGATCATAAATGTGAAAATAAATGTTCAGTTCTCCACCCAGATAATGTGCCAGTCAGTTTGGATTAAACCATTGTAGAGAATGAAACATAAACATACAGAGCATTGTGAATGAGCTGTTACATTGAGCAGACTGCGCACATTGATAGATGTCAGGTTAAAGACTGTTTTGTAATAGAATAAGCAGCAGAcagtgtatttcaaggcataTTATCTCATTCAAAGGGGAGACATTCTGATCTCCATTATGCTTGGAAAGTTGTCCTTGATACTCTGAGATATTTGTCAAAGCCACATTCACAGTACATGGTTTTTACTATCACACATTTATCTCTACTGTCACAAAAAAATTACAAGTATCGCAAATTGGCAACAACAGCAATCCCTGTCAGACCAATCAGCGTAATAGAAGGTCAAGGGGAACAAAAAAAGCAAATCATGGCATTTGAAACTGAAATTGAAACAATATTAGAATTGTGAAAGCAGAGAGCTGAATGTAATGCTGGTGACTTTCCAGGAATCAGACACAGCTAATGACAGGGTAGGTACCAAAGTAAAGCAGCTAGTCCAGAGGGGAGATACCAAGGAGCCGAGAGGAGGATCTATTTTAGCTCCTTTTTCACCTGGCATGGAAGTCAAGCAAGCAGTGGCCTTTAGCAAGGTTACGCAGTGTCATAGTTAGTCGTGACCATGTAAAATGTCACCAAGAGACAGAGTGAGGTTTGCTAGTCATAGCTGTGTAGACAATGCCCATGGGAATGAAGTGTCAAGCTCTAATGCATTAAAGAGAGATAATTGCAGTCATAGCAACACATAATACTGTCTAATTACTTTAATTGGACAGGGTCCATTTGAATAAGATAATTGCCATTAACCTGGTGCTCAATGACTCTCCAGCTGCAGAGCTTTTAAACGTAGTTACTCACCGTGTCAAATCACACTACAGGTTTTACAGACAGCTTTCCTCATTTGTACGTCCACAAATATACACCAACCATCCAAGGGTGGCCAGATAGTCATTTCCAGGAGCTGACCCACATTTGCTACAGATTAAAAGAATGTATCAGAATGGAAACGTTCCATTGTCATTTTCACTCTGTCCAAAGGATAGTACCTCTGTTTGTTAATTGAAACATGGTCACAGACCAGAATACTTATTTTGACCATGGCGATGAAGaagatatgtgttgatttatggACTTGGCTGAGTCAAGTCATATATATATGACATATCTATAGCCTATTTGACTCAGTCATATATATGACATATATATAGCCTATTTGACTCAGTCATATATATGACATATATATAGCCTATTTGACTCAGTCATACATATGACATATCTATAGCCTATTTGACTCAGTCATATATATGACATATATATAGCCTATTTGACTCAGTCATATATATGACATATATATAGCCTATTTGACTCAGTCATATATATGACATATCTATAGCCTATTTGACTCAGTCATATATATGACATATATATAGCCTATTTGACTCAGTCATATATATGACATATATATAGCCTATTTGACTCAGTCATATATATGACATATATATAGCCTATTTGACTCAGTCATATATATGACATATCTATAGCCTATTTGACTCAGTCATATATATGACATATATATAGCCTATTTGACTCAGTCATATATATGACATATCTATAGCCTATTTGACTCAGTCATACATATGACATATCTATAGCCTATTTGACTCAGTCATATATATGACATATATATAGCCTATTTGACTCAGTCATATATATGACATATATATAGCCTATTTGACTCAGTCATATATATGACATATATATAGCCTATTTGACTGAGTCATACATATGACATATCTATAGCCTATTTGACTCAGTCATATATATGACATATATATAGCCTATTTGACTCAGTCATATATATGACATATATATAGCCTATTTGACTCAGTCATATATATGACATATATATAGCCTATTTGACTCAGTCATATATATGACATATATATAGCCTATTTGACTCAGTCATATATATGACATATCTATAGCCTATTTGACTCAGTCATATATATGACATATATATAGCCTATTTGACTCAGTCATATATATGACATATATATAGCCTATTTGACGCAGTCATATATATGACATATATATAGCCTATTTGACTCAGTCATATATATGACATATATATATTACAGAATGTAAAAATTTGCTGAAatctaaagttttttttttacacttctcAAAATGCACTAAATTGGTGCAATGACCCAGCAATAAATTAATTGATGGGAACACAGTCCCAACCGTCACTGTACATATGTTTAGGGTTATAGTCGAAGTATGAGAGCTCTGTCTGCCCACTCAACACAAATAACCCCATCCAGAAACCAACAACGTGTTTCCGTCTCTCCACAGGGCAGGGAGTCTACATGACAGAGCATGTGAAGCCGCAACACTCCTTCAGAAGGGTGAGACCAGTTTTGGTGACGAAGGGAGTGGATGAAGTCTGCTGGGCTTTGGAGGTCATCCTTCGGTCCTCTGTGATGTCTGGGAAAAAAAGAGACATCATTATCATCCTCATCAGCATTGTTAATGTTATCATATTTTAACTTGGTTCATTCAATGCGTCTTGGACTAACTGCACATAAGGAAGTTTCATATTTGAACCTTGACTACACAGCACTATGGTAACACATTTGCACATACCTTTTTTCTTTGAGGTCTTTGGGAATTTAGACTGCAAGAAATCAGCCATTtctttgtcctcctctctctccctgttgaagGAGATTTAGTGGTATGAGCACAGTTAACAAAGGGTAAAATCTTCCTATATCTTTCACAGCCCCTGTTGCCATAAAACACAGTCatacataagcacacacacacacacacacacacacacacacacacacacacacacacacacacacacacacacacacacacacacacacacacacacacacacacacacacacacacacacacacacacacacacacacacaaaataaacaaataaccAACCAAACAACTGGATAGAGACATAGGCATAAAAGAACACCTTTGACATTTGTTCATATGTGTGGATGGTGTGAACTCACTTTAACAATATATCATTCTCTCTTCATGATTTTCTACTGTCAACATCACTTTACTGTAAATTATTAAGTATCTGCTTCCCACGTATCCCCCACCTTTCTGAGAGCTGTCAAGTGTCACTCAGACTTGTAGTCAGAAGCAGGGATGCCTGACATGCAAGACAGCTAATTTAGCGCTGTAAACAAATGCAATGTGGAAGGGGCTTGCTTCCTCCGTGTGACTCACTGTCATTTACACTAAATATACACTGAGCAACACACAACGCTCAGCCCAGCCTCTAGAGAGAATACAATACTCTATAAACCACAGAAGTGAAAAATACCCTTTTAAATCCACCTCAACAGATCGATCGCGTGGGTTTAATTCATATTGACAGCGACATGGAAGAATGTTCCCCAACTGGCTCAGATACAGTATGGCTCAGAGGTGACAATGACTGTGTCACCAATATTAATAGTCACTAGATGCTACTTCGGCAACATGGATAGTTACGGTAGCCCTTGCCTTTAAGAACATGATGGCCCAACCCTCCTTGCCTTTAAGATCATGGCAGCACTCACCTGAGCCTCTCAAACTCCACGTCATCCACCAGGAAGTCCCTGGTCTCCACCAGCTTGTGGATCTGCTGCAGcaactcctcctccctctgccggTCCTCGTTGGATTTGTCTGTGTCTGGAGTCATACAGACAGTATAGTCATGGAGTGGTCATACAGCAGTCACAGACAGTTCATATAGTAATCATAGATGTTAGGAATCATTAAGCATTGATACAGCTCCAGTTCAAGATTAAGAACCAGGCAAATGAATCTTAGGCTGATGGATCTGTAACCACCAGATGACTGTGCATGGTGTTCCTGTTATAATACTGAGAAAGTGGCGTGGATAGCATTACCACTGGATCTAACCTACCAAATGTGAGATCattcagagagaggctggggctGAAACATTGAAATGATAAGCTGAGATAATGAGGACGTTGTGCTCCAAATCTTCTGCTTGTCTGTCCTGCAAATATTTTATTATTAGTTTTCCTAGAGCACTAGCTGGACCATAAGCCCTTTTGATGCAGATATTCCCTCATTTTCTGGCACAGCGAGTGTGTGCTCTCTATAATATGAATTGGACACCTcacctcacacagagagagagtcacctcACATAAAAAAGATGCCATCTAGAATCCAAAAGGGTTTgaagaaacctttttggttccagatagaacccttttggtcACAGGTATAATaacccttttgtgttccatgtagaaccttttccacagagggttctacttggaaaTCAAAacggttatacctggaaccaaaaaggcttctacctggaaccaaaaagggttctacctggaaccaaaaagggttctcttatTAAGGGAACAGTCAAATAACCTTTTTGGAacacttttttctaagagtgtatggtaGCCTACCTGAAACAGACACCAGCTTCTGAAGTTCTTTTTTCAGCCGTGTGATTTCCTTGCAAAGCTGAATGTCGTCCatcctgagggggaaaaaaattgaGGAATCTATTTAATTCGCAATCATAAACCACATTGATATACTTCAAAGGCAATCTTTCTTCACAGCCGTATAGTATGACCCAGAGGATGAGAAACCAGGACTAGGTGAGAATCGGATCCTGTCACGTATCGACTGTCAATACAGTGGCTGTTCTTCTCCCTGTACTACACTTAGTCTGACACTCAGGAATCAATCCTAATTGCTCTTATTGACAGAACAATTGAAGCCCATACAGAATGCTTCAATACAGAGGACGGAGAGATTGTAGTCTTAAAGATACAATGATGCTGGCTCCAGTGTTGAGTGGTCTCTCTGAAGACACTGTGGCTTGCATGTATAACCCCACACTAGGGTTAACACTTAAGGACAGACAGTCACTACAGTCAGACAGATCCTGCTGGGCAGTAATAAGGGTTGTGACATAGAGGACCTTCTGATGTGATCACCCTTCCCCTGGGACCACAATGTGCCAGACAACCCTGGAGTTGTCCTGTCTACTGAGGCATAACTTTCCTAAAGCTCTCAGCTTCTGCAATGACTCCTCCATTAGAACGTGGTCAATATAACAACAGCGAATTATGGCGATTAAAAAATAATTGCTGCCGACTGAAAAAACTGCCTGACAGGCAGAGCTAGGAGACTGGGAGAGATACTCTAGATGAGTGTAGAGATAATGACTTTTATTTAAAAATACCATTTTGTGACTCCACAAGCGATTCGAACATAGTACATTTAAATGGACAAATACATAGTAGAATGTAACGCTATAGAATTTAAGCGATTTCCCATTTCAGATTGGTAAACATAGACATGATAGCAATAACCATATTAGCCTATCCTACAGACAGAAACCACTTCAGTGGAAATGGCGAACTAAATTAGCTTTCTCCTCTTCCCAGGTGGACTGAAATTATTGTTGGCTGAGGGTTTATTAGCTGAATTAACTCTGATACCACAGGGCCTCTGAGAATGAGTCACTCCCCATCTATCTGAGCTGCAGCTGCATCATATCTCATTTCACTAATTGACTCAGGTAGGGAGGTTTAAGTAAACAATACTGGTCAGACACTGAGGCTCTGGATAACTGGGCTTTTCCATCAGACAATAAGAGGAAAATGAACTCCTAGATAAACATGCCCCAAGCCCTTTAAACACAGGAAATGTGTTATTATTTTCAAGCCACTTCATAGGAGTGATGAATACAGTACCTGCATCACAGCTTATTTATTTGCATGGAAATTGTGTACGTGCTTTAATATGGATTCCCTTTGTGTTGCCCTGTCATTGTGTCTGAAGCTGCATCCCGACATTACACGTTCACAATAAAGCACCTTGTGGTGCCTACAGCATTAAAGAATACACACTGAACTGCATACACCTAATGCACTGCATGCAAATGAGAGTTCTCATTTAATTCCATAAGTAAACCATGTCATGTTGTTCGTTTTTAATTTCACTTCCACCTAAGTAGATAAGGAAAAAAGCTACTTTACACATCAGAAACCTAACAGTAATTACCTTTCCACATGAACAACGGTATTATGCTATCACTGTTCAGTTTCTCTCTGTTAGAGCTGTGGTCAGCCTTGAAAAGACCTTGAGAGCTGCAGCGACTGGCGTCAATATGCTCCTGTCCCTGGAGATGAAAGACGAGGAATCACAGATACAGTAAGAAGTGAGAAAAGCTCTCTGTGCCGCTGTGCTCATCTACTTAATGGTGAGCGGAAGTGCGGTTGTTTACCTGGCCAATAGTGATTATTGTTAGTGTAGAGCAGGGTTAGTGTTCAGTAATCATACTGATTCTCACAGAAATCCCATAGGATGTTTTACTTCGAGGGTTTCTTATATGTAAGCTCCAACCCAGAAAGTTAAGGTCTTGAGGAGGAACAGTGagaatgtaggctactgtacGCATCGGTGCACATCTCCCCAGCAACTGGACCTCCCCATACCCAGCATCATTAtcttttctctgtgtctctcccctctttcccctgcATATGTCACAATAATGAAGAGGAAACATTACAGCCAAGGGGATCGGAAAGAGAGGAGTATAAAACCGTTTGTTCTTAGAACAAAGTCCATGTGCAGTGTACGATCTGAGCTGGTAGACTAATAGAACAGCAGGCTGCTGTCCTCTACACAGTATTCGCCTTCATGCACAATCGCTAGATCCTGTCATATGTGGAGCGTCACCAAGTCCGAGGAGATCAACCCTAATGAGCCCTGTGAAAATCTGCTACAGTTCAACCACAACCCATTCCACAAGGAGCCAGGGCATGGATGTTATGTGTGACTGAAAAGGCCCAACATGTGTATCCTGTTCTTCTACCCATACTAGAGGGCGTTGATAAATCACCAAAAGAGTCCGAAACTGAGTGTTGGTGTGATTGGATAGTTATTTATAAAAATGCTCACATGTATCTTAGTTCTGATTCCCTCCGTACTAGAACATCACGTATCCGCTCGATTCTGAAAAGCTCCCCTTCGATGTGATCTATTGTGATGGTGGAGTCCGCCATTGAGACAATGTCTTCCTCTGCTGGAAGGGAAACAAGAAAACAAAGATACACTGTAtataaaaaagtatgtggacaccccttcaaatgagcgGATtaggttatttcagccacacccactgctgacaggtgtataaaatcgagcacacagccatagaatctccatagacaaacattggcagtagaatggcccatactgaagagctcagtgacttacaacgtggcaccgtcataggatgccacttttccaacaagtcagctcgtcatatttctgccctgctagagctgctccggtcaactgtaagtgctgttattgtgaagtggaaacgtctaggagcaacaacgcctcagccgcgaagtggtaggccacacaggctcacagaacgggaccggcgaGTGCTGAAGCTCATAACGCGcagaaatcgtctgtcctcggttgcagcacacactaccgagttccaaactgcctctggaagcaacgtcagcacaataactgttcgttgggatcTTCATGAT contains the following coding sequences:
- the LOC109897372 gene encoding bMERB domain-containing protein 1-like isoform X2 encodes the protein MEKERKSSKQYGSLERSKLDGKDDKKEEDIVSMADSTITIDHIEGELFRIERIRDVLVRRESELRYMMDDIQLCKEITRLKKELQKLVSVSDTDKSNEDRQREEELLQQIHKLVETRDFLVDDVEFERLREREEDKEMADFLQSKFPKTSKKKDITEDRRMTSKAQQTSSTPFVTKTGLTLLKECCGFTCSVM
- the LOC109897372 gene encoding uncharacterized protein C16orf45 homolog isoform X1, which produces MEKERKSSKQYGSLERSKLDGKDDKKAEEDIVSMADSTITIDHIEGELFRIERIRDVLVRRESELRYMMDDIQLCKEITRLKKELQKLVSVSDTDKSNEDRQREEELLQQIHKLVETRDFLVDDVEFERLREREEDKEMADFLQSKFPKTSKKKDITEDRRMTSKAQQTSSTPFVTKTGLTLLKECCGFTCSVM